A genomic segment from Thermotoga neapolitana DSM 4359 encodes:
- a CDS encoding NADH-quinone oxidoreductase subunit D, protein MGETKLFFGPNHPGMHGNFSVHMYVEGDIVKKARPVPGFLHRGFEKLMERRYWYSNISLIPRICVPEPDINEICYAMAVEKIAKIEVPERAQWIRMIVLELARIANHIWTVGGIGGPLGLYTASYWGVADRDRILDIFEALTGARIYHMYIIIGGVRKNMTPKVEDMIWKTLDYIESRLPDYENLIFKNRIVHSRLRGRLILTREQAMEMGVTGVGLRATGVEYDIRKVDPYLFYDRVEFEVPTATEGDAFSRVYLKFKEIPQSIKIIRQALEKMPQSDRVNVPAGKGSGLRRVIPKGMAYAHVESTRGEYGFFVVSDGKNKPYRVAVRGASYPQGLYGIEKYLPGTRIEDVPIWLATMDVCAPEIDR, encoded by the coding sequence ATGGGTGAAACGAAACTCTTTTTCGGGCCGAACCATCCCGGAATGCACGGAAACTTCTCCGTTCACATGTATGTTGAGGGAGACATCGTGAAGAAGGCAAGACCGGTACCCGGTTTTCTTCACAGAGGATTTGAAAAACTCATGGAAAGGCGTTACTGGTATTCCAACATCTCACTCATACCGAGAATCTGTGTTCCCGAGCCGGACATCAACGAGATCTGTTACGCCATGGCCGTGGAGAAGATCGCAAAGATAGAAGTCCCAGAGCGTGCCCAGTGGATACGGATGATCGTTCTGGAACTTGCAAGAATAGCGAACCACATCTGGACAGTGGGTGGTATAGGAGGACCTCTTGGACTCTACACGGCCTCTTACTGGGGTGTTGCGGACAGAGACAGAATTCTCGACATCTTCGAAGCCCTCACCGGAGCCAGGATATACCACATGTACATAATCATCGGTGGCGTGAGGAAGAACATGACACCTAAGGTAGAGGACATGATCTGGAAGACACTGGATTACATAGAGTCCAGGTTGCCCGATTACGAAAATCTCATCTTCAAGAACAGAATCGTTCACTCGAGACTCAGGGGAAGACTCATTTTGACCAGAGAACAGGCGATGGAGATGGGAGTCACAGGTGTGGGTTTGAGGGCAACAGGCGTGGAGTACGATATCAGGAAAGTCGATCCCTACCTGTTCTACGACAGGGTGGAGTTCGAAGTTCCAACGGCAACAGAAGGAGACGCCTTCAGCAGGGTGTATTTGAAGTTCAAGGAGATTCCCCAGAGCATAAAGATCATCAGGCAGGCTCTGGAGAAGATGCCACAGAGTGACAGAGTGAACGTACCCGCTGGCAAAGGAAGTGGACTGAGAAGGGTTATTCCAAAAGGGATGGCTTACGCACACGTGGAGTCCACGCGCGGTGAATACGGGTTCTTCGTTGTATCAGATGGAAAGAACAAACCTTACAGGGTTGCAGTGAGGGGTGCATCTTACCCACAGGGCCTTTACGGTATAGAAAAGTATCTTCCCGGAACAAGAATCGAGGACGTTCCCATCTGGCTTGCAACGATGGATGTCTGTGCACCGGAGATAGACAGATGA
- a CDS encoding LacI family DNA-binding transcriptional regulator, with translation MASIRDVARLAGVSIATVSRVINGYNNVSEETRKKVIDAIRKLNYHPIYAVKNAVLKRTIGVLVPDFGGFHYNEILTGIEKEAIKRDFTLMISTTLHRTSVELERLEVFFAKRVDGIIVCSSKKDEEQLERLIKSAIPVVVVDREEPEIRLDNVGIDNYAAGRMCAKYLLSKGHKKVLLLKGRKDIYSFSDRERGFIDYSTRHGIDVKITPCGYLPEHGYHAVERYLRKQGIDFTAIFAINDLSAVGALKALHDLGVAVPDEISIMGFDDDPISNYTIPALTTVRQPREEMGRVAFEILHERLLGKKGVARRVILPVEIIERESVKQL, from the coding sequence ATGGCCTCCATCAGAGATGTGGCCAGGCTCGCAGGAGTTTCCATAGCGACCGTGTCTCGGGTGATAAACGGTTACAACAACGTCTCTGAAGAGACGAGAAAGAAGGTCATCGACGCCATCAGAAAACTGAACTACCATCCCATATATGCTGTGAAGAACGCTGTTTTGAAAAGAACCATCGGTGTTCTTGTCCCGGACTTCGGGGGTTTTCACTACAACGAGATCCTGACCGGAATAGAAAAAGAGGCGATAAAAAGAGACTTCACCCTAATGATCTCCACCACTCTTCACAGAACTTCTGTGGAACTGGAAAGGCTCGAAGTTTTCTTTGCAAAGAGAGTGGATGGAATCATCGTTTGTTCGTCGAAGAAGGACGAGGAACAACTGGAAAGACTGATCAAAAGTGCCATACCGGTTGTCGTGGTTGACAGGGAAGAGCCAGAGATCAGGCTCGACAACGTGGGAATCGACAACTACGCTGCCGGCAGAATGTGTGCAAAGTACCTTCTGAGCAAGGGTCACAAAAAGGTCCTGCTTTTGAAGGGAAGGAAGGATATCTACTCTTTCTCCGACAGAGAAAGAGGGTTCATCGACTACAGCACAAGACACGGAATAGATGTGAAGATCACACCGTGTGGTTATTTACCTGAACACGGCTACCACGCGGTGGAAAGGTATCTGAGGAAACAAGGGATAGATTTCACCGCTATCTTCGCCATAAACGATCTGTCAGCTGTTGGAGCGCTCAAAGCACTTCACGATCTTGGGGTGGCAGTTCCAGACGAGATTTCAATAATGGGATTCGATGACGATCCCATATCGAACTATACCATCCCTGCTCTCACCACCGTGAGGCAACCAAGGGAAGAGATGGGAAGAGTGGCCTTCGAGATACTCCATGAGAGGCTTTTGGGAAAAAAAGGAGTCGCAAGAAGAGTCATTCTTCCCGTTGAAATCATCGAAAGAGAGTCCGTAAAACAACTGTGA
- a CDS encoding ABC transporter permease, which produces MRKYLTKKILVYILTFFFAVTIDWAIPRFMPGNPINFLISRFAGLPESVKVLQSYFTQAFGLDKPLWEQYINFWKALFKGDLGISIYMYPQPVAKIIARSLPYSLIVLLPAVLLSFAIGNRFGAFVARKRRLDNFALPIFYTLTASPYFWFGILLAWIFGVVIPLFPLAGAYSFGTTPSLSWQFVLDFLHHWVLPFGSLFLVMLGGWAIGMRNMIIYELEANYSRYLEALGSSQKLIRRYAYRNAILPQITGLAIQLGTVVAGALTTEIVFSYPGIGYLLMQGILNQDYFLIQGCFLFIILGVLIANFLVDIFYVIIDPRIRKSYSGEV; this is translated from the coding sequence TTGAGAAAATATCTCACAAAGAAGATCCTGGTCTACATCCTGACCTTCTTTTTTGCTGTTACCATCGACTGGGCGATTCCTCGATTCATGCCGGGAAATCCCATCAACTTTCTGATCTCCAGATTCGCGGGGCTTCCGGAGTCCGTCAAGGTCCTTCAGAGTTACTTCACACAGGCTTTTGGTCTTGACAAACCCCTCTGGGAACAGTACATCAACTTCTGGAAGGCTCTCTTCAAGGGAGATCTCGGCATAAGCATCTACATGTATCCTCAGCCGGTTGCAAAGATAATAGCAAGGTCCCTTCCGTACTCTCTGATTGTCCTTCTGCCTGCTGTTCTTTTGAGCTTTGCGATAGGAAACAGGTTCGGAGCCTTCGTTGCAAGGAAGAGAAGACTCGATAACTTCGCTCTGCCGATCTTTTATACCCTGACCGCATCTCCGTACTTCTGGTTCGGTATCCTCCTTGCCTGGATATTCGGTGTGGTGATACCCCTGTTTCCCCTCGCAGGCGCCTACAGTTTTGGAACGACACCATCCCTGTCCTGGCAGTTCGTTCTTGACTTTCTTCACCACTGGGTACTGCCATTTGGGTCTCTGTTTCTTGTGATGCTCGGTGGCTGGGCAATCGGAATGAGAAACATGATCATCTACGAACTGGAAGCGAACTACTCCAGATACCTCGAGGCACTCGGCTCTTCCCAGAAGCTCATCAGGCGATACGCTTACAGGAACGCCATACTTCCTCAGATCACCGGTCTTGCCATCCAGCTTGGAACGGTGGTCGCAGGCGCCCTGACAACGGAGATCGTCTTTTCGTATCCTGGAATAGGATACCTTCTCATGCAGGGAATTCTGAACCAGGACTACTTTTTAATCCAGGGGTGTTTCCTCTTCATCATCCTTGGTGTTTTGATTGCCAACTTCCTGGTTGACATCTTCTACGTGATCATAGATCCCAGAATAAGAAAATCCTACTCAGGAGAGGTTTGA
- a CDS encoding ABC transporter substrate-binding protein has product MKRFLVVLVLVLALVSVFGQTFERNKTLYWGGALWSPPSNWNPFTPWNAVAGTIGLVYEPLFLYDPLNDKFEPWLAESGQWVSDNEYVLKLRKGLRWQDGVPLTVDDVIFTFEIAKKYTGISYSPVWNWLDRIEKVDSFTLKFVFSDPRYQEWKQMLINTPIVPKHIWEGKTEEEVLQSANENPVGSGPYYIESWADDRCVFKKNENWWGIRELGYDPKPERIVELRVLSNNVAVGMLMKGELDWSNFFLPGIPVLKRAYGIVTWYENAPYMLPANTAGIFVNVNKYPLNIAEFRRAMAFAINPEKIVTRAYENMVTAANPAGILPLPGYMKYYPDEVVEKYGFRYDPETAKKILDELGFKDVNGDGFREDPNGKPFKLTIECPYGWTDWMVSIQSIAEDLVKVGINVEPKYPDYSKYADDLYGGKFDLILNNFVTGVSATIWSYFNGVFYPDAAESEYSYSGNFGKYANPEVETLLDELNRSRDDAKIKEIVAKLSEILLKDLPFIPLWYNGAWFQASEAVWTNWPTEKNPYAVPIGWNGWWQLTGIKTLFGIEAK; this is encoded by the coding sequence ATGAAAAGGTTTTTAGTTGTTCTCGTTCTGGTCCTGGCACTGGTTTCTGTTTTCGGTCAAACTTTCGAAAGGAACAAGACACTTTACTGGGGTGGAGCTCTCTGGTCTCCTCCATCCAACTGGAACCCGTTCACACCCTGGAACGCTGTAGCAGGAACCATCGGTCTTGTCTATGAACCCCTGTTTCTCTACGATCCTCTGAACGACAAATTCGAACCATGGCTTGCAGAGAGCGGACAGTGGGTCAGCGACAACGAATATGTGCTCAAACTCAGAAAGGGTCTCAGATGGCAAGACGGAGTACCTCTCACGGTGGACGATGTGATCTTCACCTTCGAGATCGCAAAGAAGTACACCGGTATCAGTTACAGTCCCGTCTGGAACTGGCTCGACAGAATCGAAAAGGTTGATTCCTTCACATTGAAGTTCGTCTTTTCCGATCCAAGATACCAGGAATGGAAACAAATGCTCATCAACACACCGATTGTTCCAAAGCACATCTGGGAAGGAAAGACAGAGGAAGAAGTGCTTCAGAGCGCCAACGAAAATCCAGTCGGATCCGGTCCTTACTACATTGAAAGCTGGGCAGACGACAGGTGTGTCTTCAAGAAAAACGAAAACTGGTGGGGCATCAGGGAACTCGGCTACGATCCCAAACCCGAAAGGATCGTTGAACTGAGAGTGCTCAGCAACAACGTAGCGGTTGGAATGCTCATGAAAGGAGAACTCGACTGGAGTAACTTCTTCCTCCCGGGTATTCCTGTGTTGAAGAGAGCCTATGGAATCGTTACCTGGTACGAAAACGCACCTTACATGCTTCCGGCCAACACCGCAGGGATCTTTGTAAACGTGAACAAGTATCCTCTCAACATCGCTGAGTTCAGAAGAGCGATGGCGTTTGCCATCAACCCGGAAAAGATCGTGACCAGAGCCTACGAGAACATGGTCACCGCTGCCAATCCTGCAGGAATACTGCCGCTTCCTGGTTACATGAAGTACTATCCCGACGAAGTTGTTGAAAAGTACGGTTTCAGGTATGATCCAGAGACGGCAAAGAAGATCCTCGATGAACTTGGATTCAAGGATGTGAACGGGGACGGATTCAGAGAAGATCCCAACGGAAAACCGTTCAAACTCACCATCGAGTGTCCTTACGGCTGGACTGACTGGATGGTCTCCATACAGTCCATCGCAGAAGATCTTGTGAAGGTCGGAATCAACGTGGAACCCAAGTACCCTGATTACTCCAAGTACGCAGACGACCTCTACGGTGGAAAATTCGACCTGATTCTCAACAACTTCGTAACCGGTGTCTCTGCAACCATATGGTCCTACTTCAACGGTGTGTTCTATCCAGATGCAGCAGAATCCGAGTACTCTTACTCTGGAAACTTCGGAAAGTACGCCAACCCCGAAGTTGAAACACTCCTTGATGAACTCAACAGAAGCAGAGACGATGCTAAAATTAAAGAGATAGTAGCCAAACTGTCGGAGATTCTGCTCAAAGATCTGCCATTCATACCGCTCTGGTACAACGGTGCGTGGTTCCAGGCTTCTGAAGCCGTCTGGACCAACTGGCCAACAGAGAAGAATCCGTACGCTGTGCCGATAGGTTGGAACGGCTGGTGGCAGCTCACAGGAATCAAGACACTGTTTGGTATCGAAGCAAAATAA
- a CDS encoding FAD-dependent oxidoreductase, with the protein MAIQELPKKDFFAPLKAWKFLARKPVTIEVPNKTKREASERYRGFHVNDWGKCIGCGTCSKICPTDAITMVEVPDLTQEDGKLPQRPVIDYGRCSFCALCVDICTTGSLQMTREYIHISEDPEDFVFMPTDKGLNAKRGLYEPGKAPLGWTRDKDSELLDLERVEMTKEPPETRVRSFIEIVKGYSREQAMQEAARCVECGVCTYTCPEHMDIPQYIKSIYEDDLEEGLRWLYRTNPLSMVCGRVCTHRCETACSIGVRGEPVAIQWLKRYIVDSVPLEEYSRILDMKPEKKGKSIGIIGSGPAGLSAAYFLATMGYDVTVYEAESRPGGVMRYGIPKYRLPDEALDKDIAFIEALGVRFVLNTRVGQDIPFEELRKKHDAIFLATGFGLGRSTGVPGTDHPDVKQALPMLKMIRNYLRGDGPKPPIPEKLVVIGGGNVAMDISRSMARLQVMEYGTVNVQVLSLEGCFEDMPADMEEIDEALEEGVVIKPGWGPVEVVIENDRVKGVRFKKCVKVFDDEGRFNPKFDESIQIFVEADMVVEAIGQAPDYSYLPQEIKEKLEFVRGRIRTNEYGQTSIEWLFAGGDIVHGPDIIHGVADGYAAARGIDMYLRKAE; encoded by the coding sequence ATGGCCATCCAGGAACTGCCGAAGAAGGATTTTTTCGCTCCTTTGAAAGCCTGGAAGTTCCTTGCCAGAAAGCCCGTTACAATTGAGGTTCCGAACAAGACCAAAAGGGAAGCCTCGGAAAGATACAGGGGTTTCCACGTGAACGACTGGGGAAAATGTATCGGATGCGGTACATGCTCGAAAATATGCCCCACGGATGCCATAACCATGGTGGAGGTTCCGGATCTCACCCAGGAAGATGGGAAACTCCCACAGAGACCTGTGATAGACTACGGCCGCTGCTCTTTCTGTGCCCTCTGTGTCGACATATGCACGACTGGCTCTCTCCAGATGACAAGGGAATACATTCACATCTCGGAGGATCCAGAAGATTTCGTTTTCATGCCAACAGACAAAGGACTGAACGCAAAAAGAGGTCTTTACGAACCGGGAAAAGCTCCACTTGGATGGACAAGGGACAAAGACTCCGAACTTCTTGACCTTGAAAGGGTAGAGATGACGAAAGAACCACCGGAAACGAGGGTTAGATCATTCATAGAGATCGTGAAAGGGTACAGCAGGGAACAGGCAATGCAGGAAGCCGCAAGGTGTGTGGAATGTGGTGTATGTACCTACACATGTCCCGAGCACATGGATATACCTCAGTACATAAAGTCCATCTATGAGGACGACCTGGAAGAAGGACTAAGATGGCTTTACAGAACGAACCCGCTTTCCATGGTCTGCGGTAGAGTCTGTACACACAGATGTGAAACCGCCTGTTCCATCGGTGTGAGGGGAGAACCTGTTGCGATTCAGTGGTTGAAGAGGTACATAGTGGACAGTGTCCCACTCGAGGAGTACAGCAGGATACTGGACATGAAACCGGAAAAGAAAGGAAAGAGCATCGGTATAATAGGCTCCGGTCCGGCAGGGCTTTCGGCCGCGTACTTTCTTGCTACAATGGGGTATGACGTCACGGTGTACGAAGCGGAATCGAGACCGGGTGGTGTCATGAGATACGGTATACCGAAATACAGGCTCCCGGACGAAGCACTCGACAAAGACATAGCGTTCATAGAGGCTCTCGGTGTGAGATTCGTCCTCAACACAAGGGTTGGTCAGGATATTCCCTTTGAAGAACTTAGAAAGAAACACGATGCCATCTTTCTTGCCACAGGATTTGGTCTTGGAAGATCAACGGGGGTACCCGGAACGGACCATCCAGATGTCAAGCAGGCACTTCCCATGTTGAAGATGATCAGAAACTATCTCAGGGGAGACGGTCCAAAACCACCGATTCCGGAGAAACTTGTCGTCATCGGTGGTGGAAACGTTGCCATGGATATCTCTAGATCGATGGCAAGGCTTCAGGTCATGGAGTATGGAACTGTGAACGTTCAGGTGCTCTCACTGGAGGGCTGTTTTGAGGACATGCCAGCCGACATGGAAGAGATCGACGAGGCGCTCGAAGAAGGTGTGGTCATAAAACCCGGATGGGGACCGGTGGAGGTCGTGATAGAAAACGATCGAGTGAAAGGTGTGAGGTTCAAAAAGTGTGTGAAGGTGTTCGACGATGAAGGGAGGTTCAATCCAAAGTTCGATGAAAGCATCCAGATCTTTGTGGAAGCGGACATGGTGGTCGAGGCGATAGGGCAGGCACCTGACTACTCCTATTTGCCCCAGGAGATAAAAGAAAAACTCGAATTCGTAAGAGGAAGGATCAGGACCAACGAGTACGGTCAGACATCCATAGAGTGGTTGTTCGCAGGAGGAGACATCGTCCACGGGCCCGATATCATACACGGTGTTGCAGATGGGTACGCAGCTGCCAGAGGAATCGATATGTACCTGAGGAAAGCAGAATGA
- a CDS encoding ABC transporter permease, with translation MTRKEFVHFFLKNKKVIFAICVYAGLIFLALVGPYLTPYKDPLAFVGPGYQPPSKEHWLGTNTFGQDIFTQLVYGLRSSLFVGLLGGTLATVIGLLIGFVAGYRGGWFDELLMMFTNILMVIPTLALLIIIAAYLPYRGVFIESVIIGFTAWPWTARAVRAQTLSLKTREFVDLARITARSSMKIIFGEIMPNMMSYVFMVFILQFGGAILAATGLDFIGLGPTRGISLGIMMQQATLWNAIQLGMWWWAVTPGAVITLMVATLYVMNAGLDEVFNPKLREM, from the coding sequence ATGACGAGAAAAGAATTCGTCCACTTCTTTTTGAAGAATAAAAAGGTCATCTTTGCTATATGTGTGTACGCTGGTCTGATCTTCCTTGCTCTTGTAGGGCCCTACCTCACTCCTTACAAGGATCCTCTTGCCTTTGTAGGACCTGGATATCAGCCTCCAAGCAAGGAACACTGGCTTGGTACGAACACGTTCGGCCAGGACATCTTCACCCAGCTCGTCTACGGTCTCAGGAGTTCTCTGTTCGTTGGACTTCTTGGCGGAACCCTGGCAACGGTGATAGGTCTTCTCATCGGTTTCGTTGCCGGGTACAGAGGTGGCTGGTTTGACGAGCTTCTCATGATGTTCACGAACATCCTCATGGTGATACCAACGCTTGCACTACTCATCATCATCGCAGCGTACCTTCCTTACAGGGGAGTGTTCATCGAGAGTGTGATCATAGGATTCACTGCCTGGCCTTGGACTGCAAGAGCAGTTAGAGCACAGACGCTCTCTCTGAAGACAAGGGAGTTCGTCGATCTTGCGAGGATCACCGCCAGAAGTTCCATGAAGATCATCTTTGGTGAGATCATGCCCAACATGATGTCTTACGTTTTCATGGTTTTTATCCTCCAGTTCGGAGGAGCCATCCTCGCCGCCACAGGGCTTGACTTCATAGGCCTTGGTCCAACGAGAGGCATCTCGCTGGGGATAATGATGCAGCAGGCCACACTGTGGAACGCCATACAGCTCGGTATGTGGTGGTGGGCTGTTACTCCGGGAGCTGTGATCACGCTCATGGTAGCGACCCTCTACGTCATGAACGCGGGTCTTGACGAAGTCTTCAATCCTAAACTCAGGGAGATGTGA
- a CDS encoding ROK family transcriptional regulator → MLRSIRKDNTSKILKRIMKSPVSRVEIAEELGLTKTTVGEIVRILLEKGIVTEEKDSPRGVGRPTISLKITPDCAHVLGLEVTRDEIAICLMNASMSILIYETYPLPFQRDREGTLKIVYRGIDRAKNMLEKLGRKLSALTVAAPGPVDVEKGIIINPRNFPLSQIPLADLLKDKYGAEVWVENDADMGAVGEKWYTGRDDSFVWILTGKGIGSGIIINGELYRGENGYAGEIGYTRVFDGERYVFLEDVCGEDTVLKHVRSMGFESLAEAIESEDDRVREYLDSIAEFFSTGLLNLIHLFGISKVVIGGFFKEFGNDFLKNLKMKVERYLLYKHEVDISFSAVQEPVIAFGAAVHALENYLERVATS, encoded by the coding sequence TTGCTGAGGTCCATAAGAAAAGACAACACGTCGAAAATCCTGAAACGAATAATGAAATCCCCCGTATCTCGTGTTGAGATCGCAGAAGAACTCGGTCTCACGAAGACCACCGTGGGAGAGATCGTAAGAATTCTTCTGGAAAAGGGCATTGTCACTGAGGAAAAGGACTCTCCCAGAGGAGTGGGAAGACCAACTATTTCTTTGAAGATAACACCGGATTGCGCTCATGTCCTGGGTCTCGAGGTAACAAGAGACGAGATAGCGATCTGCCTCATGAACGCCAGCATGAGCATTCTCATATACGAAACGTATCCTCTACCTTTCCAGCGTGACAGGGAAGGCACTCTGAAGATCGTCTACAGAGGGATAGATCGTGCAAAGAACATGCTGGAGAAACTGGGCAGGAAACTTTCGGCTCTGACTGTGGCAGCACCGGGCCCAGTCGATGTTGAAAAGGGTATCATTATAAATCCAAGGAATTTTCCTCTGTCTCAGATTCCCCTTGCCGATCTTCTGAAAGATAAATACGGTGCTGAGGTCTGGGTGGAAAACGATGCTGACATGGGGGCAGTTGGAGAAAAGTGGTACACAGGGCGGGACGATTCCTTCGTCTGGATTTTGACGGGAAAAGGAATAGGATCCGGGATCATCATCAACGGGGAACTCTATCGGGGCGAGAATGGCTATGCGGGAGAGATCGGATACACCAGAGTCTTCGACGGAGAAAGATACGTTTTCCTGGAAGATGTGTGTGGAGAAGACACCGTCCTGAAGCATGTTCGTTCCATGGGCTTTGAGTCTCTCGCAGAGGCCATAGAATCTGAAGACGATCGTGTAAGAGAGTATCTGGACAGCATTGCCGAATTTTTCAGTACAGGCCTTTTGAACCTGATACACCTCTTTGGCATCTCAAAGGTCGTCATAGGAGGATTCTTCAAGGAGTTTGGAAACGATTTTCTGAAAAACCTGAAGATGAAGGTGGAAAGGTACCTTCTCTACAAACACGAAGTGGACATCAGTTTCTCTGCGGTTCAGGAGCCGGTGATCGCTTTTGGAGCGGCAGTTCACGCACTGGAAAATTATCTGGAGAGAGTAGCGACGAGTTAA
- a CDS encoding ABC transporter ATP-binding protein: protein MIGVAEVVLNVKDLKIYYRTLYGYVKAVDGVSFDIKRGEILGIAGESGCGKSTLGNGLILLKPPMKYMGGEAILDGKNIMTLSPRELRKIRYEKISIIPQYAMDAMNPTKKIKQIIDDLLHEHGESFERKRDLIEERLEIVNLGKKVLNMYPIELSGGMKQRMVMVISTLMNPDVLIADEITSALDVSSQRSVIQMLYEMRERKIMGSLAFITHDLSVLYQIADKVMVLYAGRVAEISPMENIVKEPLHPYTKMLLSSLPKIGVRYSQTKLKGIPGYPPSLLNIGPGCRFRDRCPYAFEKCEQDPPVFDVDGRKVSCWLFERGDAN, encoded by the coding sequence GTGATAGGCGTGGCGGAAGTGGTACTGAATGTCAAAGATCTGAAAATCTACTACAGAACCCTCTACGGCTATGTGAAGGCCGTCGATGGGGTGAGTTTCGATATAAAGAGAGGAGAGATTCTCGGAATAGCGGGTGAATCCGGTTGTGGAAAGTCCACCCTTGGAAACGGTTTGATCCTGCTGAAACCTCCCATGAAGTACATGGGTGGTGAGGCGATCCTTGACGGAAAGAACATCATGACACTCTCACCGAGAGAGCTGAGAAAAATTCGCTACGAAAAGATCTCCATAATTCCTCAGTACGCAATGGATGCGATGAATCCCACAAAGAAGATAAAACAGATCATCGACGACCTTCTCCACGAACACGGTGAAAGTTTTGAACGAAAGAGGGATCTCATCGAAGAAAGACTTGAGATCGTCAATCTCGGAAAAAAGGTTCTCAACATGTATCCGATCGAACTCTCCGGAGGCATGAAACAGAGGATGGTGATGGTGATCTCCACCTTGATGAACCCCGACGTTCTCATAGCAGACGAGATCACTTCGGCTCTGGACGTGAGTTCCCAGAGGTCCGTAATACAGATGCTCTACGAAATGAGGGAAAGAAAAATCATGGGTTCCCTTGCCTTCATAACGCATGATCTTTCCGTGCTCTATCAGATCGCAGACAAGGTGATGGTGCTTTACGCAGGAAGGGTTGCGGAGATCTCACCCATGGAGAACATCGTAAAAGAACCCCTTCACCCGTACACGAAGATGCTCCTTTCTTCTCTTCCGAAGATAGGTGTCAGGTACTCTCAGACAAAACTCAAAGGAATACCCGGCTATCCACCGAGTCTTCTGAACATAGGACCTGGCTGCAGGTTCAGAGACAGGTGTCCCTACGCATTCGAAAAGTGCGAGCAGGATCCCCCTGTGTTCGATGTGGACGGAAGAAAAGTCTCATGCTGGCTCTTCGAAAGAGGTGATGCAAATTGA
- a CDS encoding ABC transporter ATP-binding protein — protein MSLLKVQNLTKEFPLGFFGREKLKAVDDVSFEIDRSRIVSLIGESGSGKTTVGKLILKLIKPTSGQILFDGKDISQIKGKDLKEYYRKVQGVFQDPFSSFNPIYKIDRVLNMVFEEFFPDTPASERRSRMEEVIASVGMNPREILGKYPHQLSGGQLQRILIARTLLLNVELLIADEIISMLDASTRVDILNLLGDLRERGMSVIFITHDLSLGYYISDETFIMYRGNIVEMGDTEKVFHNPIHPYTKMLLESVPEIDRKWDLSKRFIPELVSSSNAPCKYYDRCPIKDKECLFEKPELVEVEENHKVLCLKAGR, from the coding sequence TTGAGTCTTCTGAAAGTTCAGAACCTGACAAAGGAGTTTCCTCTTGGTTTCTTTGGAAGAGAAAAGTTGAAGGCAGTCGATGACGTGTCGTTTGAGATAGACCGCTCCAGGATTGTGTCGCTCATAGGAGAGAGTGGAAGTGGAAAGACCACAGTGGGAAAACTCATTTTGAAACTCATAAAACCAACGTCGGGTCAGATCCTGTTCGATGGAAAAGATATTTCCCAGATCAAAGGAAAGGATCTGAAGGAGTACTACAGGAAGGTCCAGGGGGTTTTTCAGGATCCGTTCTCGTCCTTCAATCCCATATACAAAATAGACAGGGTACTGAACATGGTGTTCGAAGAGTTCTTCCCGGACACACCGGCTTCTGAGAGGCGCTCCAGAATGGAGGAGGTTATCGCCTCTGTTGGAATGAACCCGCGGGAGATACTCGGGAAATACCCCCACCAGCTGAGTGGTGGACAGCTTCAGAGAATCCTCATTGCAAGAACACTGCTTCTCAACGTGGAACTTCTAATCGCAGACGAGATCATCAGCATGCTCGATGCCTCAACGAGGGTGGATATCCTGAACCTTCTCGGCGATCTTCGAGAACGTGGGATGTCAGTAATCTTCATAACGCACGATCTCTCTCTCGGTTACTACATCAGCGACGAGACCTTCATAATGTACAGAGGGAACATCGTTGAGATGGGAGACACAGAAAAGGTGTTTCACAACCCGATTCATCCCTACACGAAGATGCTCCTTGAATCCGTGCCGGAAATAGACAGAAAGTGGGATCTCAGCAAAAGATTCATACCGGAACTCGTTTCATCTTCGAACGCTCCGTGTAAGTACTACGACAGATGTCCCATAAAGGACAAGGAATGCCTTTTTGAGAAACCTGAACTTGTGGAAGTTGAAGAAAACCACAAAGTTCTCTGTTTAAAGGCGGGGAGGTAG